DNA from Archaeoglobus veneficus SNP6:
CCACTTCAATTTTGAATTAGACATATAATGCTTGTCTCAAAAACCCTTTATGAGGGTTGTGGTGATTTATACTCCTGAGGAACCTCAGAATCAAAGATTCTTTCTCTGTTACTTTTGTAGCAAAAGAGCGAGCATTTGATTATATTTATAAAATAATAAAGAAAAGATTTAACAAACGTTATTATTACGGCCGACAGGCAGTAATATTTCATCTTTCTCTGTTCTATCTCCTTTGGAGACGAGAAAAACAAAACAAAGAAGGCTAATCCAATAAAAAAGGCAATCGATCAAGTTTTGGATGGGCTAATTGAGACCTTCTCATCGGAAGAGAAACTAATAGAAAAGGCAAATATAGTGGCAGGACATTGCCTATGACTCAGGTAATCGAAAAAACTCCCGCACAGAAAGTGAACAAAGAAGATCCCATTGAAAAATTAAAGAAATTAAAAGAATTGTATGACTTGGGCATACTTAGTGAGGAGGAATATCAGAGAAAGAGAAAAGAGCTGTTAGAGATGCTTTAATATCTGGCGAAATTACTCTCTTCTGATTTTTGCGAGTTATTCTATCTTTTCACTCTCAACAACTCTTAGACCTATATTTTCCTGAATCATCAGGCAGTTCTCACAGAATATGGCCTGCATCTGCTTCCCGTTATCCATAACAGAAGATATCAGGAAGATGTCTTCCTCATCCCCACAAATCCAGCAAACTTTATGAGAACCAGCTTTAGAAAATACTATTTCGCTTAGAATACGTTGATGCGCTGGAAGATCCTGTTTTGTATTATCCCACATCGATTTTGCATCGATCTCGGATATTTTGACCATTGTTTTTCTATGTTTTGTACCCCTATATACTTTTCCTACTGTCAAAATGCGAAAGTAAGCATGTCATCTTAGAAATGGTGGGTAGGTTTCAGTTTTGCAGTAAAAATTAGACCTCTCTATTTTCTAGCAATTATCAAGGAACCAAATTTCAAAAACTCCTCCTCTTGAATTGCCAAGCTGTCTATTGATTTAAAAAATACACCCATGATTTAGACCAATAATGAAGGAGTAGAATAGTTTTCAAGAGAGATGGACTTCCGTCTACACACTCCCAACAAGAATTATCTCTATCACAACCCCCAAAGATATCCAGCAAAACTCTCAGCATGCTTTACCACGTACTCAGGCGTCAAACTCCTCAACCACTCAACAATTCCATCATCGTAGAGCATGCTTTCACTCAAAGGCACGCTCACACCATCTGGCTCAAAGTCCTTCATGTGCAGACAGCCTAAAGGAACCCTTGCGAGCTTTCCGCTCGGTGTCTGGGAGGGGTCGATAATTATGTGGTCTTCTTTCTTCTCGTGCCCTCCTGCAACCTTAAAGCTGACCTTCTGCTTTATCTGTCTCACCCAGACGTCCGTCCAGGATTTAAACAAAGCTCCTTTGCTGTGGTACTGGACTTTCTCCTCGTAAAACTCCGGTGGTTGCGGCCTGGAGAGGAAACAGTAAACATGGAAGCTTGAACCTGTCCAGTAGACCGCTATCGACTCAACGAGCTCGTTGAACTCATTATCGGTTCTCCTTTGTTCTTCCATAATTTCGATTAGGAGTCTCGTAACCTCCAGCGACTTCTCCGCAGGCATATTGGTGCGGTCTATGTCGATAAAAATCCTTTCAATTGGCTTGCCCTCTCCCTCTCCATTCGTTGCATAGAAGAACTCTGAATATTTTCTCGGTACAAAGTACCGCCAGAGCAAAACCTGTCTCTCGTTTAATCTGTTCTTAACCTCGCTCAGGTGGTACCTCGCTCTGAGCTTCAGGAATTCTTCATCGATGTAATCGAAGTCTTCAATCCATAGCTCTCCGAGTTTACCTGCTCGATTCAGGAAATAGGGAACTTTGGCCTTTGGAACATAGGTTTTGCTTGCAATCTCTTTTCCTTTTAGGAAATCTCGTAGATATGGGGCAATTCTACCGTAAAGGCTGAGAACGTCGATTTCGCCAAAGGGTTTGAGCAAGTCCATATTCTACTCTTGACTGGCACTTATTTAAATGTAAACTGCAGGCATCTCTCTGCTATCTCGCGAATACTTGCAGGCCAGTGCAAGGCCAAACAGGGTAAAATACATATATTGGCTTGTGTTTGTTTGAGAAGGGTTTAAGGAAAGTTCTGGATAAAATACATATACGTTTCCAGATAGACAGTATTTGGTTTGTGCTGCTCTCCCTCTGTGGCTAACCAGATCTGAGTAAGGTGGTTAAGATGAGGAAGCTTGTGAGTTATTTCAAAAGCGCAGAATTTCCCCGTATCGTAGAAGTTTCTGAAAATGCCCGAAAAAAAGTCAGGAACACTCTCGAAGCGATGGATTGCTCCTCGGCTCTACTTATTACGGGCAAGAACGTGTACGATGCTGTAGCGAGAAAGATAGAGGAGAGACTCGAAGGCCTTGTTTTGAGAACGGTTTTTGTTACCACGCTGCGGCTTGAAGACGTAAGAAGGACCGAGGTCGAAATGGGGCTTGAAGAGGTTGACAGCGTCGTCGGCGTTGGAGGTGGACGCGTCCTTGACTTTGGTAAGGTCATCTCCTCTGAGCTTAACGCTCCCTTCATAAGCATACCTTCCACAGCGTCCCACGATGGAATTGCATCTCCTGTAGCGAGTTTTAAGGAGAACGGGAAACCTGTTTCGATATCAACCAATCCTCCCGCTGCCGTTCTTGCGGACATTACGGTCATAAGGAATAGCCCCATTCGTTTGGTTAGGAGCGGTTATGGTGATCTGATTTCAAACGTTACGGCTGTTAAGGACTGGAAACTCGGAAAAGAAATCAAAGACGAGGAATACAGCGAAGTAGCGGCATCCATGGCGCTTATGCCGGCAAACCTGCTGCTCGCCGAAGCTGATAGACTCGACCTCAAGACACCATCGCATCTCGAACTTCTCGTCAAGGGACTCATTCTGAGCGGGATGACAATATCGATAGTTGGCAGCAGCAGACCTGTAAGTGGAGCGGAGCACAAGTTCAGTCACGCCCTGGACTACCTGGGATATGGAAATGGGACGCACGGTGAGCAGGTAGGAATCGGAACAATCATTATGGAGTACTTCCACGAGAAGGCCTACGGCGTGGGAGACTGGGAACTCATAAAGAGCTCGCTCGAAAAAATTCAGGCACCAACGATGGCGAGGGAAATCGGGCTTACGAAGGAGCAGGTTATTGAGGCGTTGCAGTATGCGAAGAGGGTAAGGAAGAAGAGGTACACGATACTCGAAGATTTGGATCCAAGTAAGGAGGATTTTGAGATAGCCCTTGAGAAGACGGGGGTCGTATGAGTTTGTGGAAGAGAATGGGTAAAAAAAACCTGAAATCTACAAAAGCTCACCGACATCAAACAGCTCCGATAGGTCGAGTTCGAAAGCAACCACTGGCGTTGCAAGCTTGAAGTTCTCCAGGACTTCGGGGTGTATTTCTCCAAACACTCCAACCTTCTTGCCGTCCACCACGATGTCTGCTCTCCTTCCTTCTATGAATGCATCATCGCTGCTCTCTGCCACACTCCACTCAAGATCAAGCTCTCTCATGACTGCCTGAACAACGCTCCTGATTTCTGCAAAGTTCGCCCTTGCATGGGTTGAGCATGCTGCGAGCCTCAGTCTGTTTTTCGTTCCAACAACGACATCTCCAACTTCGAATATGCGCTGGGGCATCGCGTGGTGGGTGTTGTACGACAGTAACTCGAGCAGCTTTGGCAGTATGTCCGTCCTCACGATGGTGTGGTCTTCGGTCAGAGGATGCATGAGAGGCGTGTAGTCTTTCCATGCCTCGCCACTTCTGCGCATGTACTCGTACTGCACCCTCTCATTCGTTAAAGTGAAAGTAATGACCTCTAAGTAGCCGAGACCAATCATTACCTCTCTTGCAATCTCCCTCATCTCGTTCCAGTTGTGAGTCGTGCCTATAGCGTTCGTTGGTGGATACTCCGGTTCAATTCTGTCGTATCCGTAGCCTATCGCGATATCTTCTATTATGTCCCACTCGTGCATGATGTCAGCCCTGTACGGTGGTACCAGTACTTCAACACTCTCGTCAATCCTGCCCACTCCAAACCTCATCCTTTCCAGAGCGAGCTTAATGTCATCATCGCTCATCTCGAAGCCAAGAAGGGCATATATCTCGTCCTTGCTTACAACCATTCTTTTCGGGCTAAGATCCGGCGTGAGCTCAGTTCTTCCATCAGGATACGTTATCTCAACGCTTTCTATTATCCCTCCCCTATCGGCAAGCATCGTTGCGAGGATGCTTAAAGCTTTGTCAACGTTCTCGTCGAAGCCCGTCACGTCTATGAACAGATCGGTAGTCCTCTCAGTGACTCTTGTCTTCTCCGCGTTGATTACCGGTGGGAACGAAATGACCTCGTTCTTTGAGTCCAGGATCATTGGATATCTGTCCTTTCCTTCGAGGATGAACCTGTACTCCTTACCCTTTGGGTGCTTTTCGAGGATTTCGGCAACGCTCATCTCCTCGCTGAAGTCGAGGGGGACGAATGAGAACGATGAATCCACGGCAGTATAGCGGAGAGGGAAGTAAACCTTGCTCAAATCGTGGACACCTATCGCCATCTTTCTCCTGTTTCTGCCTATAGTCCAGTGTAAGTCTTCCTGGACTTCCATAAGCGAGCGTATAACTTCATCGGTAATCTTGAGGTTTCTAACAACACATCCCACGATTCTGGGCCTTACTTCAAGAACGGCGGGCTCAACGACTATTTTCCAGTCTGCGGATTTTGCCTGATACTCTTTGTAGCCATGCTCTATGTCGAGGAAGCCCCGCAACGCCCTCGCAACGCCCTCAACACTGTACAGATCTGGCCTATTCGGGAAGAACTCAACATCAACGTGATCCTCCTCAACCCTCTCAATGTCACAGCCAAGCATCGGCAGCCTTTCGAGGATTTCTTCTCTGCTCTTTCCAACGAGCCTTTCAAGCTCGTCCCAGTAAAGCGTGACAACTGGCATTCAATCACCTCTCGCTATCGCTTTATTGCCGGCACGCTTCTCAACCAGCCTATGTCTGGCAGGTAGAGTCTTCTCAGATCCTTCATTCCAAGCCTGAGCATCGCGAGTCTGCCAATGCCCAGCCCCCAGGCGAGAACCCTGCCTTTTATGCCAAGAGGCTGCGTTACCTCCTTCCTGAAAACGCCCGCCCCGCCAAGCTCTATCCAGCCCAGACCCTCGGCGTAGACCTCTGGCTCGACGCTCGGCTCTGTGTAGGGGAAATAACCCGGCCTGAAGCGGACATCTTCAAAGCCCATTTTGAGGAAGAATTCCTTAAGCAGGCCGAGGAGGTCTTTGAAGCCAACATTTTCATCGAGAACGACTCCCTCGAGCTGATCGAATTCTGGAAGATGTGTGGCGTCGATTGTTTCGCGGCGATAAACTCTATCAATGCAGAAGGCCTTAACCGGCGGCTCCGGATTTTCTGCGAGGTAATGAATGGTTATCGCCGTTGTGTGTGTTCTCAGCACGAGCTGTCTCGCTCTATCAATGCTCCATACGCCTCCCCAGCCCGTTGAGCCAGTCTCCCACCCATTCTCATGTGTCAGCCTAACTCTCTCGACCACATCTCCCTCAAGCTCAACGTAGCTGTCGAGGTAGAACGTGTCCTGCATATCCCTTGCAGGATGGTCTTGCGGCTGGAATAAAGCGTCGAAGTTCCAGAAAGCGGGCTGGACGTAGTGACCCTTTATCTCCGTAAATCCCATCTCGAGGAAGATTTTGCGGCACTCTCTTATTATTCTCTCGTATGGGTGGAGCTTTGCGGTGAAGATATCCCTCGAAGGGATTGTAATGTCGTATTTGAGAAACTCCTTGCCCTTCCACGAGCCTGAGGTTAAAATTTCCGGCGTCAGGTCTGTTACGTAATCCTTAAGCTCAGCCTCTGGCTTCTCCAGCACTGTGACGTATATCTCCTTTTCTTCGTCAAAATCGATGAGTTTTCTTCTGAGGAGGCTTTTTACGTCATCCTCACTGACGGCATCAGCGTTGCAGGCAGAAATAGCCCTCAGCGCCCCCTTTTCCCTAAACTCCGGAACGCGTACCAGCCTTACAACGCCATCCTGTATCTCAACAGCTTTCTTTCTCCTCAACCAGCCGAGGGCTATACCAAACTCCTGCTTTCCAAGTTCTTTCTCGAGATCCTTTATGTGCTTCGGTTCATGGAGAAGTTTGACCAGTCTCTCCTCAGGCAGTCCCTCTTTCAGATACCTTTCGCCTTCCCCTGTCAGCCTGTATATTCTCTTCTTTATCGTCTCGACTTTTGCCAGCCCCTTTTCCTGCAGCAGGTGGGCTGCCTTGAGAACGGCATCCTTCTTCATTCCTGAGGCTTCGGCTGCCTCATCCAGCCTGTATCTCCTGCCTTCTTCGAGGGCTTTAAGCAGTTGGATCTCTATAGGCGATAGCACCATTTCAACCACCGCTTCTCTAAGATATAAGTATCAGCGTGACGCTGCGACACCATCTGCCAGCAGTAAAGGCTTGCAAGGCAGAAGGATTAAAAAACTTTGGTATTTCTGTGGCGGATGTACGGCGGGCATACGTTAAATTTATATTGCCTCCTCGTCGCTTTTTCATGCTACAACCTTCTGGTGATATTATGTACGCAAGGATAAGAGTTCGTGATACTGTCAGAGTCCCTCCCACGAGGCTCGGAGAAGACATAGAGGAGGTAATCAGGGATCTGCTCTGGGAGCAGTTTGAGGGCAGACTTGATAGAGAGTACGGTATGCTCATCGGGATAGAGAACATAGAGGACATCGGTGAGGGGCGTATAATCGAAGGGGACGGGGCGGTATACTTCGATGTAGAGTTTACGGCCATCGTGTTCAAGCCTCTCCTTCAGGAGGTTATAGAGGGTGAGGTTGTCGAGGTTGTGGAATTTGGTGCCTTTGTTTCTATTGGCCCGCTTGACGCGCTTCTCCATATGAGTCAGATAACCGACGATTTTATGGTGTATGACGAGAAAAACAAGAAGCTGATCGGGAGAGAGACCAAGAAGAGCTTGGGTGAGGGCGACCTGGTTAGGGCGAGAATAGTTGCCCTCAGCCTGAAAGAGAGAGAGCCGGAAAGGAGCAAGATTGGTTTAACCATGCGCCAGCCCTGGCTCGGCAACCTGAAGTGGATTGAAGAGGAAATCAAGAAGCTCGAGAAAGAGGGAGCAGCATGACCGAGCTTGCCTGCAGGAAGTGCAAGTTCATAAGTCTCAATTCGACAGTCTGCAAAAACTGCGGAAGTACTGAACTCACGAAGGAATGGTACGGTTACTTAATCATCATAGATCCGGAGAAGAGCGAAGTAGCAAAAAAGCTCGGGGTAAAGATTCCCGGTAAATATGCGCTCAAGGTAGGCTGATATGCTGAGGCTGCCCGAAGAGCTGAGGAAAGAGTGCAGGAAGCCACAGGGGAGGCTGTGCAGTCTGGATTCGGTGAATCCGGTAGCTGCCGTTGGGGATGTCGTAAGTTACTCCCTGCTCTCAATGGGCCGCAAGCCAGTAATCATAGTTTTTGACGGCAGAACAGAGAGGAGAAAATTCGAGCAGCTCGAAGAGCTCGAAAGGATGACTGCAGAGTACGAACGCATTGAAGTTGAGAATCCTCCCTCAACGATAACCTATGAGCTCGTCGTAGCTTTGAAGAGGGCTGTGGAAGTGGCAGCAGAAGGTGTAAGGACAAAGGTCTTCGTTAAGGGTGAAGAGGACCTGGCTCTAATGCCGCTGGTGTGTCTGCTCCCCTCAGGCAGCGTCGTTTACGGGCAGCCGGGTGAGGGGGTTGTGGAGGTAAATGTGACCCCCGAGAAAAAACTACTAATACTCCAGCTCATGGAGCAGATGGAGAGGCTTAAAAGAGATGGTAAAAATGGTGAAGACGTCATTAGTTTGTGCAGGGGGTGGAGCAATGGAGATCTTCGTTGAAAAGGACAGGCAGAACCCGCTTCTCAAGAGGAGGGAAATCTACTTCAGGCTGAAGTATGAGGAAGAAGGGGCGACACCTTCGAGGAAAGACGTGAGGCAGAAAATCGCAGGGTTATTCAACGCGAACCTTGATACGGTCATCATAGACTACATCAAGCCGGAATTCGGTAAGTGTGAGGCGTTCTGCTACGCCAAGATCTACGATAGCGTCGAAGACTTGCACGCAATCGAAGAAGACCACATAATAAAGAGAAACTTTGGAAAGTCTGAGGGAGAAGGCGAGGAAGGAGAGGGAGAGGAAGAGTGATTGAAGAGGTGATCCTATGGCGAAGGCACAGGAAGTAGTTTCCAAGTTCTACGAAATAAAGGGAGACAAGGTTGTCAGGAAGAGAAAGTTCTGTCCGAGGTGTGGCGAGGGAGTTTTCCTGGCAGAGCACAAGGACAGGCGAACATGTGGCAAGTGCGGCTACACTGAATTCAAGAAATGAGGGCCCTTGGAATCGAGGGCACGGCGTGGAGTCTCAGCATTGGTGTCGTTGACGAAAGTGACGTTCTTGTCCTTGAAAGCGACCCCTACGTGCCGAAAGAGGGGGGAATCCACCCTCGCGAGGCATCCCAGCACCACGCGGAAAAAATAGGAGCTTTACTTGAAAAAGTTTTTTCCAAGGTAGAGCCGAAGAGCATAGACGTTGTTGCTTTTTCTCAGGGCCCGGGTATGGGCCCCTGCCTGAGGGTGGTAGCCACTGCTGCGAGGACTCTCGCTTTAAAGCTTGGTAAACCACTCGTGGGTGTTAACCACTGCTTAGCACACGTTGAGGTCGGAAGGTGGAAAACAGAAGCCAAGGAACCCGTGACACTCTACGTCAGCGGTGGAAACTCACAGGTTATAGCAAGGAGAGGCAGCTACTATAGGGTCTTTGGTGAAACTCTGGACATAGGTATTGGTAATGCTTTGGACAAGCTTGCCAGACACATGGGATTAAAGCACCCTGGGGGACCAAAGATAGAAAAACTTGCAAAGGGAGGAAAGCACTACTACGAGTTACCCTACGTGGTCAAAGGGATGGATTTTTCTTTCAGCGGGCTCGTTACGGCAGCACAGCGATTGTACGATAACGGCGTTGCGATGGAGGACGTTGCCTTCAGCTTCCAGGAAACTGCCTTCGCGATGCTAACTGAAGTGACTGAGAGAGCCCTTGCATATCTGAATCTTGATGAGGTTCTGCTCGTTGGCGGAGTTGGAGCAAATTCCCGCCTTCAGGAGATGCTAAGAGTGATGTGTGAAGACAGGAACGCGAAATTTTACGTTCCGCCGAAAGAGCTAACAGGTGACAACGGGGCGATGATTGCATATCTCGGCCTCCTTATGTACAAGCACGGTTACGAGACACCTATTGAGGAGTCCGCTGTTAGGCCCGATTTCAGGATTGAGGACGTTGTCGTTAACTGGGATTAGACTTTTTGTGTGGTCTGTATAGACTCAGTAGTCTCTCCATAGCTTGATGACAAAACTTTTTAGATTGCTGAAACAGTATGGGGCAGAACCATGGCAAGCGAACCAATAGTCTATTTGGGTGGAGAAGCCGAAGTGAGAATTTACGAGGACATTGTGGAAAAGATAAGGAGACCAAAGAGATATCGCATTCCGCAGCTCGACGAGATTTTAAGGCGGCGAAGAACCAAAATGGAAGCGAAGATAATTTCGATGGCAAGGCGAAACGGCGTTGCTACACCGATAATCCTCGACGTAGAAGGTGACAGAATTGTAATGGAAAGAATAAAAGGCGAACCTGTTAAGAGCGTAATGACTCCAGAGATAAGCAGAGAGATAGGAAAAGCTGTAGCAAAGCTGCATAAAGCTGGGATAATTCACGGAGACATTACGCCAATGAATATGATTTACAGCAACGGTAAGATTTACTTCGTCGATTTCGGGCTTGCGTTCATCGAGGACAGGATTGAACCCAAGGGCGTCGATGTTCACGTTTACTTTGAGTCCCTCAAAGCCTCTTTCGACAACTGGAGGGAGCTAAAGCAGGCATTTATTGAGGGCTACATGGCGTACGAAAAAGCTAAGGATGTTCTTAAGAGGGCTGAAGAAATTGCCGAAAGGGGGAGGTACGTGGAAAGGGTGAGTCAGGCTTAGTAGCTTCATATCTCTCCGGGAGCAATCTCAATCTCCACGTAGTCCCATCCTGCTTCTATCCTTTTCACCTTCCTTCCGAGTTCGAATCTCACCCTGTCAACAACCCTCTCTGACGGAAGGCCGAGATTCGTGTAAATGCAGCTCATAAGCAGCGCACTGTTGGCGAAAAACAGGCCGGCAAGCCCAATATTAAGGTATATTCTGAGGTTCTCTTCACCAAGCCTTTTGTCGTACCCCCTTTCCCTCAACCAGTCCTCGAATTCATCTATCGTAATTCGAATCTTCATGACTTTACAACAGCCAAAAGGGTTAAAATAGTTGTACACTATTTCTGTTATGAAGCGAATTCTCGTTTGCCCTGTTTGCAAATCAACGGATGTGGAATACGATACTGCTGGCGTCACGGGGAAGTATCGCTGCAAGAACTGCGGTTTCGTTGGTTCAGCAGTCCTTGAGATGACTGAGGGAGAATACAAGGAGATGATCGAAGGAGAGGAAATAGAGAAAAAGGCTGAGCAGGAGATTCGTGGTAAGAAGCGGAAACAAGATCAGGAAGAGAAGGGTGAGAAGCGGGACTTCCACTTCTGAGATACATCTCAAAAATTATATATACTTTCCCGCAGGCCGGAGGCTATGCAAGAAATCATCGAAGCCGTAAGGGCGGGAAAGCCCTTTATCATTTTTGATGATAAAAAATCCGTCCTCGGCGTTCCTGCAGACGTCGTTTCCGGGCGTGTAATCGCTCTTATTATGAAGAACTGCGACGAGTACCGCCTTGCAATGCCGTGGAAACACATAACTGCTCTTGGCTTGAACAGATTCCTCCTATACGGTGGAACCGTAATTCCTCTCGACTGCAGCAAAAATGGTATTTCGGCTGAAGAAAGGGCTGATTTCATAAGGCGACTTGTTAAGGGTAATGTAAAGCCTGAGGAGATAGTGTTCCCGGGCAGAATCTTTGTTGAAGAAGCGAAGGAAGGCGGTGTCCTTGAGAGGCCAGCTTTCGGCGAGGCGTGTATAGATATCGCAAGAATGGCCGGATTCAGCAGTTCTGCTCTCTATTCCACGTTAATAACGCCCTCTGGAGATGTTGCAGATGAAAGCTATGCTGCCGAATTTGCGAAGGAGAACGGGCTACCAGTAATTAGCATAAAAGAGCTCATAATGCACAGGCTCAAAAACGAGAAGCTCGTCAAGAGGGTCGTTGAAGCAACTCTGCCAACGAAGTTCTACGGCACGTTTAAAGCTGTGGGTTACGAGACTCCTATCGGCGAGATAGTCGCCCTCGTAAGAGGAGATGTCTCGGAGGGCGATGTCCTCGTCCGCATACATTCAGAGTGCCTTACTGGAGACGTTTTCCACTCACTTCGCTGCGACTGTGGAGATCAGCTTGAGAAAGCTTTGAAGATGATAGACAAGGAAGACAAAGGCGTGGCAATATACATGAGAGGACATGAGGGGCGAGGAATCGGTCTCATCAACAAGCTGATGGCCTATAAGCTGCAGGAGGAAGGGAAGGATACCGTTGAGGCGAACATAGAACTCGGCTTCCCACCTGACATGAGGAGCTACGGAATCGCAGCCCAGATTCTGATAGACTTGGGTGTTAAAAGCGTAAGGCTCATGACCAACAACCCGCTGAAGATAGAGGAGCTGAAGAAGTACGGCTTCAAGGTTAGAAGGGAAGCGATAGAGGTTGAGCCATCGGAGGAGAACCTGAACTATCTCAAGGCGAAAAAGGAAAAGATGGGGCACATGCTGTGTATTAATGATTGATGGTGCAAAAATACTATTTTACGCCCCCCCCTCAAGTAAAACCATGACTTAGCCGAACTCGGTAATTACTGCTGTGTGTCTACCAACTTTTACTCTCTCCACACACCTACGAGAAGCGAGCTTATTAAGAACTCTCCTATTAGCAGATCATCTTTTAAAACGTACCTCTCTCAAGCAGCGCAATAATTTTTCCCTCGTCAGTTAAATCTATTCTGTTATATCTTCCCGCTTTTATTCTCTCTATGTATTTCTTGGATTCCAGCTTGTCAAGTATACGCCTGTTCAACTTGTTAATGACCTTCTGATATTCTCTACGGTATTCACTACGATCTTTACATTCAATCTTGAATTCCTGGAATTTCTTCTCCAGCGCTTTTAAAATTTCGTCCGTCTTGGCTTGTCCTCCTTTATTGATTAGGAATGACAGAGTAAATCGTTCCTCTTCGGACAACTTTGCTATTTCTATTTTCGGAAGCTCTATTATCTCAGGGTCAATGCAGACACTTCTCCCATATTTGAAAAACTCCTCCTCATTTTCATAGTATCTGTCAGGTTCCACATAGTAAACTGTGCAGTCATGATACCAACCAGCAAGCGAAGCTACTACTGCGATTAACCTACCGAACGCAGAGATATTGATGTAAACCCTTGCTCCCCTCGTTTTTTCCTGAACTATCAGTTCGGAAATTTTACTAAGTGCAGATTCAAAATTGAAAAGGTCTACATCATGAAACTCCACTTCATAGCCCATTTTTCTTAAGTCATTTATCACGGCATATGTAAAATATTGCTGCTTTTTGTAAAGATCTGGATCTCGAAGGCGTGCGTTTTCGGGACCTATCGAGAGTATGTGTACTTTCTCACCACCAATTTTCCTGATAGCTCTGGTTACAATTGATCTTTCGAATCCAAGCGGTATGATGTGGACTACTCTTAATATTTTCATTGTTATCGATGTTATCGTAAACATGGTTAAGTATTTTACGGTACATCAAAAAAACCATGATGCCGCTGGCGAAGTGCATTCTTGAACCAAGCGGGCAGAAAATACCGGAATTTATAGATGTGGGCAAAACTCTGGCTTTGGCTGTTGTGTGCATTTTAATCGGAATTGTACTGGCGGGATGCGTATCTGAGATCTCTACAAAACCTGCTGAAACTCCAGAGTTGCTACCAATCAAAACGCAGACACAGGAACCAAGGGGCAGCTATACAAACCCGGCATCCATAGGAGAAACGGTTGTGGTTAAGACGTTTTCCGGAACATTCGAAGTTGCAGTCCTGGATTATATAAAAGGCGAAAAAGCATACCAAATCATCAAGACAGCCAATATGTTCAATCCAGATCCGGATCAGGGATTCGAGTATTTGCTGGTTAAAGTTAGATTCAAGTACGCATCGGGCAAAACATCGCAGTACGTTTCTGCTTACAGCTTTGAAGCTTACTGTAATGGAACTGGTTATTCACCTGCCTTCGTCGTCTTGCCTAAGGATATGCCAGAATTCAAGAACGTCAATATAATGCCGGGAGGAATGACTGAGGGCTGGATTGCGTTTATTGTGCCGCAGGGAAAAGATATTTTGATAGCATATGAACATATGTTTGAACCTGTTTGCTTCATTAAAGTTTAAGTGATTTTTCAGGTTTGGCAGGTGGTAGCATGCCAAGCAAGTACGACAGGTACTGGCTGGAAAAGTTAGATGACATTGCAAAGCTTATCGAAGAAGCGTACATCCGTGGCACAAGCAGCAAGCTTGATGTATCTGACGTCAGGGAGTACGGAAATAGGCAGAACTGGTATGGTGTTGTGGAGGTATCTGACAAGATTAGCAAAGGTGAAATGGCCCATGCCAGATCACTTGGAAGGATTGCACTCGAAAGAGGGCTTGTGAGTTCATATAACTGTGCTTTTCGATTTGTAATTTCATCGAATTTAAAGTTGAGAGTAGTGAGGCTTGGGGGTACTGAAAATAGATCCATTCCAAGGATCGCGGAATGCGTTAAGCGCACATCAATGGCTTCAAAGGTAATAGAAAGCATAGA
Protein-coding regions in this window:
- a CDS encoding GTP-dependent dephospho-CoA kinase family protein, translated to MLRLPEELRKECRKPQGRLCSLDSVNPVAAVGDVVSYSLLSMGRKPVIIVFDGRTERRKFEQLEELERMTAEYERIEVENPPSTITYELVVALKRAVEVAAEGVRTKVFVKGEEDLALMPLVCLLPSGSVVYGQPGEGVVEVNVTPEKKLLILQLMEQMERLKRDGKNGEDVISLCRGWSNGDLR
- a CDS encoding HFX_2341 family transcriptional regulator domain-containing protein is translated as MFTITSITMKILRVVHIIPLGFERSIVTRAIRKIGGEKVHILSIGPENARLRDPDLYKKQQYFTYAVINDLRKMGYEVEFHDVDLFNFESALSKISELIVQEKTRGARVYINISAFGRLIAVVASLAGWYHDCTVYYVEPDRYYENEEEFFKYGRSVCIDPEIIELPKIEIAKLSEEERFTLSFLINKGGQAKTDEILKALEKKFQEFKIECKDRSEYRREYQKVINKLNRRILDKLESKKYIERIKAGRYNRIDLTDEGKIIALLERGTF
- a CDS encoding 30S ribosomal protein S24e, translating into MEIFVEKDRQNPLLKRREIYFRLKYEEEGATPSRKDVRQKIAGLFNANLDTVIIDYIKPEFGKCEAFCYAKIYDSVEDLHAIEEDHIIKRNFGKSEGEGEEGEGEEE
- a CDS encoding TFIIB-type zinc ribbon-containing protein, translated to MKRILVCPVCKSTDVEYDTAGVTGKYRCKNCGFVGSAVLEMTEGEYKEMIEGEEIEKKAEQEIRGKKRKQDQEEKGEKRDFHF
- a CDS encoding 30S ribosomal protein S27ae encodes the protein MAKAQEVVSKFYEIKGDKVVRKRKFCPRCGEGVFLAEHKDRRTCGKCGYTEFKK
- the ribA gene encoding GTP cyclohydrolase II, which codes for MQEIIEAVRAGKPFIIFDDKKSVLGVPADVVSGRVIALIMKNCDEYRLAMPWKHITALGLNRFLLYGGTVIPLDCSKNGISAEERADFIRRLVKGNVKPEEIVFPGRIFVEEAKEGGVLERPAFGEACIDIARMAGFSSSALYSTLITPSGDVADESYAAEFAKENGLPVISIKELIMHRLKNEKLVKRVVEATLPTKFYGTFKAVGYETPIGEIVALVRGDVSEGDVLVRIHSECLTGDVFHSLRCDCGDQLEKALKMIDKEDKGVAIYMRGHEGRGIGLINKLMAYKLQEEGKDTVEANIELGFPPDMRSYGIAAQILIDLGVKSVRLMTNNPLKIEELKKYGFKVRREAIEVEPSEENLNYLKAKKEKMGHMLCIND
- a CDS encoding bifunctional N(6)-L-threonylcarbamoyladenine synthase/serine/threonine protein kinase, whose amino-acid sequence is MRALGIEGTAWSLSIGVVDESDVLVLESDPYVPKEGGIHPREASQHHAEKIGALLEKVFSKVEPKSIDVVAFSQGPGMGPCLRVVATAARTLALKLGKPLVGVNHCLAHVEVGRWKTEAKEPVTLYVSGGNSQVIARRGSYYRVFGETLDIGIGNALDKLARHMGLKHPGGPKIEKLAKGGKHYYELPYVVKGMDFSFSGLVTAAQRLYDNGVAMEDVAFSFQETAFAMLTEVTERALAYLNLDEVLLVGGVGANSRLQEMLRVMCEDRNAKFYVPPKELTGDNGAMIAYLGLLMYKHGYETPIEESAVRPDFRIEDVVVNWD
- a CDS encoding Kae1-associated kinase Bud32, encoding MASEPIVYLGGEAEVRIYEDIVEKIRRPKRYRIPQLDEILRRRRTKMEAKIISMARRNGVATPIILDVEGDRIVMERIKGEPVKSVMTPEISREIGKAVAKLHKAGIIHGDITPMNMIYSNGKIYFVDFGLAFIEDRIEPKGVDVHVYFESLKASFDNWRELKQAFIEGYMAYEKAKDVLKRAEEIAERGRYVERVSQA